Proteins encoded in a region of the Vicia villosa cultivar HV-30 ecotype Madison, WI linkage group LG5, Vvil1.0, whole genome shotgun sequence genome:
- the LOC131604477 gene encoding uncharacterized protein LOC131604477, with protein sequence MSNLTKLDFGALDISGKNYLTWALDAQIHLSAEGHGDTIKEGNKSSDQQKAKAMIFLRRHLHEDLKNEYLTVTDPHVLWKNLKDRYDHQKTVILPKARYEWMHLRLQDFKSVSDYNSAMFRITSKLLLCGEKVTDEDMLEKTFSTFHASNVLLQQQYREKGFIKYSDLISCLLVAEQNNELLMKNHEARPTGTTPFPEVNVARHDHYRKNRGRGRAYARGRGRGRNYAHGLGFDRGRNGNHKNTYFHPKWKNVEKNEKEGQSSKTNENICYRCGGKGHWSRTCRTPKHLVDLYQKSLKNKKEKIETHFANEDDDPDYGNMDVTHLDIGDFFADPDGKIDHLIGDGSVKK encoded by the coding sequence ATGTCAAATCTTACAAAATTGGATTTTGGGGCTCTTGATATTTCGGGAAAGAACTATTTGACATGGGCCCTAGACGCCCAAATTCATTTAAGCGCAGAAGGTCACGGTGATACTATTAAAGAAGGAAATAaatcatctgatcaacaaaaggcAAAAGCCATGATATTCCTCCGTCGTCACCTTCACGAGGATCTTAAAAATGAGTATCTTACCGTAACTGACCCACATGTCTTGTGGAAAAATTTGAAAGATAGATATGATCATCAAAAAACGGTTATCCTACCAAAAGCTCGATATGAATGGATGCATTTACGTTTGCAGGATTTTAAAAGTGTAAGTGATTATAATTCTGCAATGTTTAGAATAACTTCTAAGTTATTATTATGTGGAGAAAAAGTAACTGATGAAGATATGCTAGAAAAAACATTTTCCACTTTTCATGCATCCAATGTGCTCCTGCAGCAGCAGTATCGAGAAAAGGGGTTTATTAAATATTCTGACCTAATATCTTGTCTTCTTGTGGCTGAGCAAAATAATGAACTATTGATGAAAAATCACGAGGCCCGTCCCACTGGTACAACTCCATTCCCAGAAGTGAATGTGGCAAGGCACGACCACTATAGGAAAAATCGTGGTCGCGGTCGTGCATATGCACGTGGTCGTGGTCGTGGTCGTAATTATGCTCATGGTCTTGGTTTTGATCGTGGTCGCAATGGGAATCATAAAAACACATATTTCCACCCGAAGTGGAAAAAtgttgaaaagaatgaaaaagagggtcAGAGTagcaaaacaaatgaaaatatttGCTATCGTTGTGGAGGAAAAGGTCATTGGAGTCGCACTTGTCGTACTCCAAAACACCTTGTTGATCTTTATCAAAAATCactgaaaaataaaaaggaaaagatcgAGACTCACTTtgctaatgaagatgatgatccaGATTATGGTAATATGGATGTTACCCATTTAGATATTGGTGACTTCTTTGCTGATCCAGATggaaaaattgatcaccttattgGAGATGGAAGCGTCAAGAAATAA
- the LOC131604478 gene encoding uncharacterized protein LOC131604478 has protein sequence MATNRDPMANLCKFEVGNGFSIPFWEGRWTEGNILSHEYPDLYFLSCFKKVSVGAMGGWNNGVWGWGDFGINSSLLTTDIRLSLNSFRSSLPLMAFGSDKGDKVGWLGTKGGEFSVASCYIFYASFRTPFGPCNKNEELVAKIWKLAVPFKIRIFGWRLFVNRLPTKDLLKTRGIPIPLNSLCCSFCEVDLESRNHSFFNCKVVDLIWKDIAIWVGKPVGKEEDCLANFLDWYSFCKVNKVRESKWGLIWMATTWSIWLTRNGICFRNDGWNVDNTVWNVKLLAWKWSFLGDNSNSNYSFYVFVKDPLLFLS, from the coding sequence ATGGCGACTAATAGAGATCCAATGGCGAATCTTTGTAAATTCGAGGTTGGTAACGGTTTTTCTATTCCTTTTTGGGAAGGTAGATGGACGGAAGGCAATATCCTAAGTCATGAGTATCCGGACCTTTATTTTTTGTCTTGTTTCAAGAAGGTTTCGGTGGGAGCGATGGGAGGGTGGAACAATGGAGTATGGGGTTGGGGTGATTTCGGTATTAATTCTAGCCTTTTGACTACCGACATTCGTCTTTCTTTGAATTCCTTTCGCTCCTCTCTTCCGTTGATGGCTTTTGGTTCGGATAAGGGAGACAAAGTTGGATGGTTAGGGACCAAAGGAGGTGAGTTTTCGGTAGCTTCTTGTTACATTTTTTACGCTTCTTTTCGTACTCCGTTTGGTCCGTGTAATAAAAATGAAGAGTTGGTGGCCAAAATTTGGAAGTTGGCGGTTCCttttaaaataaggatttttGGGTGGAGACTTTTTGTTAATCGATTACCGACAAAAGATCTTTTGAAGACTAGAGGTATTCCTATTCCTTTAAACTCTTTATGTTGCTCTTTTTGTGAGGTGGATCTAGAAAGTAGAAATCACTCCTTCTTTAATTGTAAAGTGGTGGATTTAATTTGGAAGGATATTGCGATTTGGGTCGGTAAACCGGTTGGTAAGGAGGAGGATTGTTTAGCTAATTTTTTGGATTGGTATAGTTTTTGTAAAGTTAacaaagttagggaaagcaagtGGGGCCTTATTTGGATGGCAACCACGTGGTCGATTTGGTTAACTCGGAATGGTATATGTTTCCGGAATGacggttggaatgttgataatacgGTGTGGAATGTAAAGTTGCTCGCTTGGAAGTGGTCCTTTTTGGGAGATAATTCTAATTCCAATTATAGTTTTTACGTTTTTGTAAAGGATCCTCTTTTGTTCCTATCGTAG